aATCTGTGCAGTAGGTAGTTTCTAAATAAGGAACTTAGTAGTTTTGACATCATTCCTATCATTCTTGATTGTTGGCGGTGGACCAAGAATGGAAGGTTTAGACGTATCCATCCATGGTTTGGTAGTTCTCTTGTTACTAAGGAGGTATTCTTCTTGTATCTTAGAAAGACCAAAGGCAAAATTAAGGTTTTGTGGATTTAACATCTTGATAGGCAAACAGATTTCATCCCTTAAACCACTTTAGAAGCAACTAAGTTTGTACTTTTCAGACAATTCTTTAATCCTATTAGATAAAGCTTCAAACTGAGCTTTTTAAGAAGACGCATAACTAACCTGCCTTAGTTTTGTTAGAGCTTCCATTGAATCATCATAGGCTGAAGTTCCAAATCTGGTATGCAATGCTCTCACAAATGCTTCCCAACTTGTGAATTGCCTTGTTTCCTCAGCATCTTGGAACTAGGTCAAAGCTTCATCTTCCATGTGGTAAGAAGCTAAAAGAATTCTTTGATTGATGGGTGTGTTGTACAATTGGAAGAACTGGTGAGCCTTATAGACCCAACCAGAGGGATTCTCTCCTCTGAATCTTGGAAACTCCAATCTCACTGTCTTCGGAACTTCTACAAGTGAGTCCAATTGTGTTGTCGTGGTAGTAGGAGATGAGGGTGAAGTCCTTTGTTGCCATTGATTTCCAGGATCAGTGAGTCCTTGCACAATCTCTATCAAGGTTTGTAGCACAGAAGCCATAGCATCCAATTTTTGGTGAATTCCTCGTATTTATTGTTCATGCTGGTTAGAAGTGAATGAAAGAGTGTTGTATTTTTCATTGAGAGCAACCAAGGATCGTGTTTCTGCCATGAAGACAAAAtaggctctaataccaaattgATAGAAATCACCTTAATGGTGATGGTTTTATTCAATAGTTCTTCGAGGGAACTGGCCTCCTAAGGAATGAGAATATGAAATAGAGGAATTAGAGagattagagagaaaaagagacaaAGAATGTGCTTGTGTTATTTCTGATTATTCCTCCCATTCTCACATCTGTTCTCTATATACCATGCAGTTAGTTACATCATTTCCAGCTAGTTACAGTCATTAGCTCATTCCTAATTGCCATCCTAACTATTGTATACAGCTATCACCCTAACTAACTTCTCCATTAATCATTGACTCAATCAACACTAAACACTAAGTCACTAACTCAATCAATTGTTCCTATCAATTTGCCTTGGAATTCTCATAAACTTGTTTAAAGGAAAACAAGATATATCTCAATTTATGATGAGGGTCTAGCACAACAGcaatatacaacaaaaaattgatatttttaacaTTCTCCCAATATTTGTCATATTTCCTTCCCATGCTAGCAACCATATGCTTCAACATATTATCCTCACTTCTACTTAAAGTCAACAATTTAGATTGCACTGACACAAGTTCATGGAAAAATGCATTAGATGTGACATATAAAGAGCCTGAAAATCGCAAAGTCACtatataaaaaagttttagaaattGCACAAAGATTCTAGCCTTTCCCCAATCAAGCACATTAGGAGGCTCAATATTCTTTCTCCCTCTCCCTTTTCCTCTCCCATTATCATCCGCAACCTCAttctcatcattatcatcatcattaaaATATGAATCAAATTGTGAGTCTTCCTCTCGTAGCCGCTCAAAAGCATTTTGGAACTTCATAGTTGCCTCCAACATCATATAGGTTGAATTCCACCTAGTTGGAAGATCTAGGCATTCTAGACTTTTACTAGGAATCTTTTCACGCTCTACACAATTCTTAAAAGCTTGAAGCCTAGATGGAGAAGGCCTAACATATCTCACATCATTTCTAATCTTAACAATTGATTCATTTTGGTCTTTTAAGCCCTCACACACTATAAGATTAACAATATGTACACAACACCTCATATGCAAAAACTCATTATCCAAAATGGTGGTCTTCCAAtccttagtttttcttttcaaatatttgATGGCAGCAATCAAGTGTGATTGTAAATATCCTATCTATCCCCTACTCTTGCAAGCACTTCTCAATATGCTTACCAATTGTGACACCCTTGTGATTAGgaacaatacaaaaatttaagattCTTTTATGCAAGTTCCAATCATTATCAATCCAATGAGCAGTAAGACACATATAGTTAAGATTTTGAATTGATGTCCAAGTGTCAGTGGTTAGGCATACTCGTTGCTTTTGAAAtgcttttttcaattttttcttctcttcataaTAAAGATTTATACAATCACGAGCAACAGTGGTGCGACAAGGGGTATTGAACCTAGGTTCCAAAACCtcaacaaaaaacttaaaagtcTTCCTTCTCTACATGCCTAAAAGGTAATTCATCAACAATTATCATCTTTGCTTGGGCATTCCTAGCAATTTTTTCACTAAACGCCGCTACTTTAAGAGTGGATtgcccttcttcttttttaagaaaacaaagtatctttttttttttgtctacgACCTTATAAGGGGACGTGGGGCATTGGTAATAAAGATAATTCCATAAATTACTAGTCCCATTCCTTTTCCCACGAGACCCATAGTCTTTACCATAGTAATTACATGATGCTCTAGGGTTATTAGGATCACAATCACCCATCATTGAAAAGTGATCCCAAActtcagattttatttctttttaggaCGCTTAGGAGGAAGTGCATTGGTATTACCTGTGGTTGAAGACTCAGGTTTGTCATTGGGTTTGTCATTGTGGGCACTAGATGTCCCACCCTCCatcacctattaaaaaaaattagacaaagacaaagaattAAATGAACTATATTcttatgtaatatataaaatatttaacttGAATATACAATGAACTTGCTAGAATGGATTTACTTGTAATATTATAacacattttataatatataaacgGATCAATTGATAGAAActgaaataaaaagacaaacaaaGATTAAACAATATAAGACAATAAAGCAATTACATACCTTTGTGGCTATTGGTGACAAATTGAAATGATAAGAAATAGgcttaaaaaatgttaaagaaaGAGGAAGGGAAAGGCAGTGGGCCGTGGCTAATGGTGAAAGCCAAAAGTGAGAGGTATATAAATACAAAGTGTATACTCAATATATACGGTTGAAATAAATGAGATGGGTGATAGGTAGGggtgtttagggtttcaatgttgactttttagattttgtataaGGAATTTTTTGAAGGCTGGTTCTGTTTAGGGTATTGATTATTAAttagttgtaaaaatttattaggtgAATTTATTAACTTTAAATACTTAACAATCCAAGCGTTGGCATTATGTCTTTGCTTGCCTGTTCCTTTACCTTTACTCAAACCTGTCAACGTCAAAACCCTTATTTCTCTATCCAGCTGTCTTTTCTCTTTAATACTATCCTTGCTCTATCTACCCTTCCTCTTTGACTCCTTTAGCTTTGCATGTTCTGTTTGTGTTTCACTTTAATCCTTCTTCCTTTCGTTGTCCTGTCCATTCCCATGGACTTTTGTTTGCTTGTGCCTAGTTGACATTTTACTTTCTTTCCCTATCCTTCTGActccttttctttccttctttgtcATCCCTCTTTtcattcttcctcttctgtTTTGTTCGCTACATGCAACTTTTTTCACTTGATCTTTAGGTTTCTCATGGATGACCcttttaattttagagattttggttGGACGGAAATTAGTGGATCTAATTCTAGTGCTGACTTGTTTGCTAATGAAGTGGAGTTTGACTTCCACTTTGGTGATGATGAAGAAATTCATTTTGCCCGTCATGGACCTGTCGTATATAGAACCTGATCATGATGAAGTCTCAATTCAGTAGGAATTTTGGAGCCTCTGTGCCATTGGTTTCATTTTAGATTACAGGAAATTCTCTGTCCATCATCTCCAACAAGTTATTAACTCTACATGGCGGCTTAGAGGTAATGTGACGATCATCGGAAGGGATTCATACTTCTACATTTTAAGATTTGAGCATGTCAATGATCTAAACCATATCTATTTGTAAGGACCGTGGGCTGTGGATGgggctttatttattttggataagtGGAGGCCCAATTTGGTGATAGAAAGGCTTTAATTAAACTTTGTTTCGATTTGGGTCCAATTGCATGGACTGCCTTTGGAGTACCAATACTCGGATTTGGCTGAAAGGATGGGGCATGTTATGGGTATATTTGAGCGTGTAGATTGTGAGGAAAACATTCCTTGTAATATAAGATTTATGTGAATTAGAGTTAGGATCAACATATGGATGCCTGTTGTTTCAAGTTTTGTGCTTCGTCTAGATGATGGTTCAAAAATTTGGATTCAGTGttgttgacaccccattttgcaaccagtatttaacctcacatggagggtaaaagggtaattttgtcttgaaaatatgcatcttgattctagtcatcagatccttaatctcatttcaccaaaataatCTTGATATTGTAACAATCAAatcgactggtcataagccctaatcggaccatcagattgaaagttatcatcaaatcaagttttaatgactaagatgcactatcacaaattgagtctgaccatatgtgattatgaataattgatttcaattggtaatatgtataatcaatttgagatcaatgatatgtcataatttgattggttaggactacattttatagtagggttgcacacacctaattaactagatagttaaacattaattattcaatgaataATTTGAGCAATTaccttttaattagagtaaatttggGATCAATTAAGTCTAAAATGAGAGTGATTggagccatttaatgttaattgggagctaatttgggacctattaatgcTAATTGTGCTAAaatcattttctaacaaatgacctctgctcaccATTTTATtgatatctctcagaatattttgaatctatgaatgaggttaattttctcagaaactagacatccgggGCTTTAATTTGAGTACAAGAACGAGACAATTCCGATTAGAATTgagtcagatatgatttttcgaaGTTGGCTCTACATGCTGTTACAGCAGCTACATGAAAACCGAATTTTAGCTTGatcctcactcccaccaatcttTACATTTAATGCTCCAGATTTCTCCCAAGGCTAAAataaggtctaggttcatgattctttgtcaaccctcattaatggctttccattcatatttcctccaccactactatataaatcccccctctccttcattccaacaaaaaaaccctctctcttctcctctcttgagttctaggaagttgagtagtcttgtcatatcttggtcttattgagactcaaggtattgagtgagactcactcttcctctcctaactcttcttttcctccacccttaggaccttcctcaagagtctcctcatccaccatatggatcttgcatgaaggtataatccctttccctaattgtttttttgtgttgccatgatgagagtttaagattaaagcatgataataaaaaacatgtttttttttcataattctttcaaattcttgaatctaggatatcaccatacacacacattcactagaatttatttttcaaatccaaatgaATGCTTAATAAAtcgaattagggtttatcacatgcacacacttcaaattcaacatgcaaattaattgataacatattggatgatatgatatgaatgttggccaccatagtctagaagaccggtttcaccaggcaaggtgggtgcctaacaccttcccaccttgtaacatagcctccaaacttagatcaagggttagtagatcaaaagtttatccatgtaattttcaatttttagattgtaattagGAAACAAAGCTATGTACTTTATCTTATATTGTAtttaggaccaaagccatgtaattttcttatgatcaatgtaaattcaattgaaaattaataaaatgatgaatttttcaattttggttttcttatttttccaataattaaataagtggcgactccattgtaaaacccttgatctaaaagggaaaatataactagtcgaacctccattttgagaggcaataacatgACTCCACCCATTTACGTGGATTTGGCCCAACAACCTATAAAATGGGCTGGGGGCGCGGTTTCTCACAAGTGTAAGTATGAGAAGGTTCACAAGCTCTACAACAGATGTGGTTTAATTGGGCATACATGAAGCCAGTGCACATAGAGCATGGACGAAATTGAAACAATGCTTTTCCAACAAAGATTTTGCATTCAGGACCTTCATTaggtaaattacaattttgataCACTGGAACCTCAATTTGGAAACTTCCTACttgctttttttaattgtagAAGGAGATGGACTACACAAATTAGATTTGGCTTTAGACATCATATGCCTCATGCCCGAAGCCATAACCCACCACCTAGGCCTTATCCTTCCTCCTCTGATAGTCCTTCCCATTCACATGCAACTCCATCTTGCAGATACCCTGACCCTGTTTCTCCTAATTTGCATAATCTAGATCCCAGTACATCAACATAGAGGCATCTGTTTAGACAACCACCACACAACCAAGACACAGTATAAACCAATTTGAACTCTGCCATTAACTCCTTTAACCTTGCCCACCAACCAATGCCTAACACTCCTCCCAACTCAACTGCTTCTCGGTTCCACCCTTTTGAACCTAGCAATACTCTTAACCCTCTCTCTAACCAAGCCTCGAGTGCCTCTTTTGCCTTAAGCCCTCCTGGGCTCCCAACAAGCCCTTCCAATCTCAGATGGGCATGGATTGGGAATGAGGGGCCTTTTACAACTACTGGCTCTCTACAGGACAACCAACACTTGGTATTTGACACTGAAAGTGAATCCAGTATGGCCATTATATTTAATTTGGATAGTCTAAATAGAAATAGACTTAAGGTACTGCCAGCTTCAACTTGGAATAGGGGACAAATACTTGAATCTCCTGACTTTATAGCTGAAGCCCTGGACTGTAGAGTAA
This genomic stretch from Castanea sativa cultivar Marrone di Chiusa Pesio chromosome 1, ASM4071231v1 harbors:
- the LOC142626494 gene encoding zinc finger BED domain-containing protein RICESLEEPER 2-like translates to MEGGTSSAHNDKPNDKPESSTTVCEGLKDQNESIVKIRNDVRYVRPSPSRLQAFKNCVEREKIPSKSLECLDLPTRWNSTYMMLEATMKFQNAFERLREEDSQFDSYFNDDDNDENEVADDNGRGKGRGRKNIEPPNVLDWGKARIFVQFLKLFYIVTLRFSGSLYVTSNAFFHELVSVQSKLLTLSRSEDNMLKHMVASMGRKYDKYWENVKNINFLLYIAVVLDPHHKLRYILFSFKQVYENSKAN